The Patescibacteria group bacterium genome has a segment encoding these proteins:
- a CDS encoding ABC transporter permease, with protein sequence MNILPKFLETIKLALKSVSSNKVRSFLTMLGVIIGVASVILLISIGNGITGYVTGEFEKLGSNLVLATPGKIKVEIGGGDPSRALTNSKFSETEVKNVERITETVIAATIEATDSKRANYKKNTFYSLIYATDYNFPKVLNYKVLSGRFFTKAEYQNASRSAIIGNSVVEKLFKNENPLGKEFTIEDKKFTVIGVYEKRGGFGGQDYDSIITIPFTTAKLLFNIRKITGINIKTNPAVDINQAKKDIEKAFLKTLTRDDFTLFTAEELLSSINNILTTLTTALAGIAAISLLVGGIGIMNIMLVSVTERTREIGLRKAVGATPNNILVQFLTESLILSVIGGFNGILLGYLGSLALKNFIPATLTPGSVLLAFAFSAGVGIIFGTYPAYKAAKKNPIDALRYE encoded by the coding sequence ATGAACATTTTGCCAAAATTTTTGGAAACCATAAAACTTGCCTTAAAATCGGTAAGCTCAAACAAAGTCCGTTCTTTTTTAACAATGCTGGGGGTGATCATTGGAGTTGCCTCGGTGATTCTTTTAATCTCAATTGGAAACGGTATAACAGGCTATGTAACCGGCGAATTTGAAAAATTGGGTTCAAACCTAGTTTTGGCAACTCCCGGAAAAATAAAGGTTGAAATAGGGGGAGGCGACCCTAGTCGCGCTTTAACCAACAGCAAATTTTCGGAAACGGAAGTTAAAAATGTGGAAAGAATAACCGAAACAGTTATTGCGGCAACAATAGAAGCCACCGATTCTAAAAGGGCTAACTACAAAAAGAATACTTTTTATTCCCTAATTTACGCTACCGATTACAATTTCCCTAAAGTGTTAAATTATAAAGTTCTATCTGGTAGATTTTTCACCAAAGCGGAGTATCAAAACGCAAGTCGCTCTGCCATAATAGGAAATTCCGTGGTGGAAAAATTGTTTAAAAACGAAAACCCGCTAGGCAAAGAATTTACTATTGAGGATAAAAAATTTACTGTAATAGGCGTGTACGAAAAAAGAGGCGGGTTTGGAGGTCAGGATTACGATTCAATCATTACTATTCCTTTTACTACCGCCAAACTTCTTTTCAACATACGAAAAATTACCGGCATAAATATAAAAACCAACCCCGCTGTGGATATAAACCAAGCCAAAAAAGATATTGAAAAGGCTTTTCTTAAAACATTAACTCGCGATGATTTTACCCTTTTCACCGCCGAAGAACTTTTAAGTTCCATAAATAATATCCTAACTACATTAACCACTGCTTTAGCTGGGATAGCGGCTATATCTTTACTTGTAGGAGGCATAGGAATAATGAATATAATGCTTGTTTCGGTAACCGAGAGAACGCGGGAAATCGGGCTTAGAAAAGCGGTGGGGGCAACCCCAAATAATATCCTAGTTCAATTTTTAACAGAGTCTTTAATATTGAGCGTTATTGGAGGATTTAACGGAATCCTTTTGGGATATTTGGGGTCTCTAGCTTTAAAAAATTTTATTCCTGCCACATTAACACCCGGGTCGGTGCTTTTAGCATTTGCGTTTTCGGCGGGAGTTGGTATAATTTTTGGAACTTACCCTGCTTACAAAGCGGCTAAAAAGAACCCAATAGACGCTTTGCGATACGAATAG